A region of Toxorhynchites rutilus septentrionalis strain SRP chromosome 1, ASM2978413v1, whole genome shotgun sequence DNA encodes the following proteins:
- the LOC129761082 gene encoding uncharacterized protein LOC129761082, whose translation MYNGVLTLKLPKGMDIVDFADDVALTVTGEMLVEVKMLAIESIVIVENWMQAAKLRIAHNKTEVLLVSNCKAEQRAEITVGEHAITSKRTLKYLGVLIDDRLNFNNHFDCACEKAEKSISAIVRIMPNNAGPCSSKRCLLATVSSSILRYGAPAWSAASQNPSESQTTEPNVSTHGDASFEHVQDDFVGSSIRYRRHDPDLHHPGGRRRVLQT comes from the coding sequence ATGTACAACGGAGTGCTGACATTAAAGCTTCCCAAAGGCATGGATATCGTGGACTTCGCGGACGACGTCGCACTAACAGTGACAGGAGAAATGCTCGTAGAGGTGAAGATGCTagcaatcgagtccatcgtcatagtagagaactggatgcaagctgCGAAATTGCGGATTGCTCATAACAAAACGGAAGTGCTGTTGGTGAGTAATTGTAAAGCCGAGCAGCGGGCGGAAATCACAGTTGGTGAACACGCGATAACATCGAAGCGCACGTTGAAGTACTTGGGAGTTCTGATCGACGACCgactgaatttcaacaaccacttCGACTGCGCCTGCGAGAAAGCAGAAAAGTCCATCAGTGCGATAGTGAGAATAATGCCGAACAACGCTGGACCCTGCAGTAGCAAAAGGTGTCTTCTAGCTACTGTATCCTCGTcaatactgcggtacggagcgcCAGCCTGGTCCGCGGCTTCTCAAAACCCATCGGAATCGCAGACAACTGAACCGAACGTTTCGACTCACGGCGATGCGAGTTTTGAACACGTACAGGACGATTTCGTTGGAAGCAGTAtacgttatcgccggcatgatcccgaTTTGCATCACCCGGGCGGAAGACGGCGAGTGTTACAGACGTAA